GAGCCTTGTCAAGACCAAGTTCGGCGACGTGCCGCAGGTCCCGGTCGAAGCGGAAATCTTTGCCGAGATCGAACGCTCGCTCACCGCGATCGAAGAGTCGGTCCGTGCATACGAGTTCAAGGCAGCAGTCGACGGCATCCTCCTTCTCGCAGCATACGGAAACGGATACATCTCGAACGCGGCTCCCTGGAAGCTGATCAAGGAAGATCCGCAAGCAGCCGCACAGATATTAAAGAACTGTCTCCAGATCGTGAAGGCGTGTGCTCTTATCATGCAGCCGGTGATGCCTGAATCTTCCCAGAAGCTTTGGGAGATGCTCGGCTACACGGACAAGATCGAGAGCCGCCCGATCAGCGATGCACTGGTTCCGTTCGAGAACACAACACTTGGCGATGTGAAGCCGCTGTTTGTGAGAATCGAGGACAAACAGCGTGAGGAGATGGAGGCAGTGCTGACAAAGCGGGCCGAGGATTCGAAGAAGAAAGCAGCAGGAAAGAATACTATGGAAGCAGTAATAGAGCCAATCTCGGAAGAGATCATAACAATAGACGATGTAGCAAAGCTCGATCTCCGCGTGGGCCGGGTCATAAAAGCGGAGAGAGTGCCAAAGACGACGAAACTTCTGCGTCTGCAGGTGGATATCGGAACCGAGGTCAGACAGATCGTGTCAGGCATCGCCGATGTCTATACGCCAGAAGAGATGGTGGACAAGAAGATCATCGTGGTCGTGAACCTGAAGCCGGCAAAGTTCCGGGGCGAGGAGAGTAACGGGATGCTGTTTGCCGCAGGCGAAGAGGCATCGCTTCTTGTTCCGCTGAAGGATGTTCCGGAAGGAACGAAGGTCCACTGATCTTTTGGCATACTCACATCACCTCCATTTTTTTATAAAGTGCCGGAATAGACTGGCTTTATGTCTTCTTCCAACCATTCATTGATTATAGGCATCGGTTAGGCATGCTTTTTCGGGGCAGGTGCAGCAAAATCCGTTGTTTCCAGAATGAATACTGCATGATCACGGCGGTTATTTGGACCATCCACGCTTTCCTGGAGGGAGGGAATGTACAAAAAAACGATAGAGGATGTGCTCACAGAACTCAATACTGACAGAGTGTTCGGGTTATCCGAAGAAACAGCACAGAAAAGACAGCAGGAATACGGAAAAAAATGAGCTGAAAAAAGCCAGAGGCGTTTCAGCCTGGCGTATTCTCCTGCATAATATCAATAATATCATCGTCTACATCCTGATCGTCGCCGCGGTTCTGTCTTTTTCCATGGGGGAGATCATCGAAGGCATCGCTGTTTTGATCGCATTGATGATCGCCGTACTTACCAGCTTTTTTACCGAATATAATGCACAGAAATCGATAGAATCCCTCCAGCGGATGATCTTCACCCATGCCATGGTCGTGCGGGGCGGCGTCTGGCAGGAGATCAATGCCTCGAAACTGGTAACCGGCGATCTGATCTTTATAGAGGAGGGCGATTCCATTCCGGCGGATGCACGACTGATCCGCAGTATGAATTTTGCCTGTATCGAATCAGCCCTCACCGGTGAGTCGGACGCGGTCGAAAAGGATGCACAGGCACTTTTTTCCGAGGATACCGGACTTGGGGACAGGATCAATATGGTCTTTGCCGGCACATCCGCAACACGGGGCAATGCCCATGCGGTCGTCACCGGTACCGGGATGTCGACGGAAGTGGGAAAGATCACCGGGATGCTAGAGAGCGGCATCAAAGAGAGGACGCCGCTTAGTAAAGAGATGAACAAGCTCAGCAAAATCCTCATCCTTGTTGCATTGCTGGCAGGTATTGCGGTATTGACCGCCGGGTTCATGACGAACCATCCGATTGAGGCCATTCTTCATACGGCGCTTATCCTCGCCGTGGCCGCGATCCCCGAGGTGATGCCTGCAGTCTCAACGATGACATTGTCCCGCGGGATGCGGACGATGGCGGAACATAAGGCGCTGGTCAAACACCTGCCGGCCGTGGAGACCCTTGGTTCGACGAACGTGATATGTACGGATAAAACCGGGACGCTCACCGAAAATCAGATGACGGTCGGAAGGATCGTGCTGACAAACGACCGGTCATATACGGTTGAAGGAAACGGGTATCAGCCGGTCGGAAATATTCTCGCCGATGAGCGTGCGGTCGATCTTTCGGATGACGACCGGCTTTGGGACATCATCGCCACCTCGGTCCTCTGCAGCAATGCAGTGCTGAAAAAGGATGAACAGGAGTATTCCGTGATCGGCGATCCGACCGAAGGAGCTCTGGTCGTGCTGGGAGCTAAAGCGGGAATATGCAGGGAAAGCCTTCATGCGGGCGGCTGGGTTAGGATCGGCGAGATGCCATTCGATTCCGCAAGGAAGTATATGATAACGGTGTATGAACACGGGGAAACGGTCCATGCGTTTATCAAAGGAGCGCCGGACGTGCTTCTTGCGATGTCTCTGCAGTCGAAAGAAGAGAAGGAGAGGCTGCAAGATGCAAACGACCATCTGACGGAAAAAGGTCTGCGGGTTCTTGGGGTCGGCAAACTCAACGGATATAGCGGAGACGGGAGCAGAGCAAGCATCGTTTCGTATCTCGATCGGGTGGATATTTTCGGGATCGTCGGGATCACGGATCCCCCGCGAAACGATGTCAGAGAAGCGATCGGTATCTGCCAGCAGGCCGGCATCCAGGTGAAGATGATAACGGGCGATGACCCGAAAACCGCCTCGATCATTGCCCGGGAGATAGGTCTGCGGGACGCCGGAGTTCGGCGATCTTGTGAAAAAGACCGCGGTGTTTGCCCGCGTTTCGCCTGAAAAAAAGATGCAGATCGTGGATGCACTGCGAAAGGAGGGATACGTCGTGGCAATGACCGGGACGGGGTAAATGATGCGCCGGCTTTGAAGAGTGCGGACATCGGCGTGGCGATGGGGATCCGCGGCACGGAAGTTGCCAAAGAAGCGTCGGATATGATTCTGACAGATGACCGGTTTTACACGATCGTGGACGCCGTGAGAGAGGGACGGGTCATCTTTTCGAACATAAAAAAATATGTTTCGTTCTTATTTTCCTGCAATATGGTCGAGATCATTACGATATTTCTGAGCGTCAGTTTCCTGAAACCCTTGCCTATCCTGCCGCTCCATATTCTCTTCCTTAACCTTGTTATCGATATTGCCCCGGCTATGGCCCTGGCATATGAACCGGCAGAGGCAAACATCATGAAAGCGCCACCGAGGAGTGCACATAGCGGCCTGATCAATAAGCGGTTTCTTGGAAGGATCCTTTTCAGCGGTGCTGTTCTCGGATTGAGTTCCTTTTTGATCTTTAATTTCTTCCTAACCCAGAATACTTCGCTGCTTTACGTGCAGACGGCGACTTTTACTTTTATGGTCCTTGCCCAGCTGCTCCATGTCCTCAACATCCGCAAAGAAAACGGGTTTGGCCTCACAACGCTGATACGGGAGAATAAGGTCCTGGTCGGCGCTGTAAGTTTATCCCTGCTCCTGCAGATCATGGTGATCTATGTTCCGTTTATGCAGCAGACGATCGGAACAACGCCCCTTACGGCAGAGACCTGGGCCGTGATCCTGCTGGCAGCATTTGCCACGACCGGTGTCGTGTATGCGATCAAAAAGGTGATGAAACGGCTCTACCCCGTCGGAGTGACAATGATGATTGACCTGGAAAGTTCCGGGGCGAGGAGAGTAAAGGGATGCTGTTTGCCGTAGGCGAAGAGGCATCGCTTCTGATCCCGCTGAAGGATGTGTCGGAAGGGAGGAAGGTCCACTGATCTTCTCTATTTTTGCATAGAAGCGACGGTTAATTTCCCAATCCATGAAGGTTGCAGACAATACTCCAGATTCTCTGTTTTATTCGGGGTGCGGGAGGTGACTGCGGGGTGGACGCTGAAAGCGAACGACCTCAGCTGAGCAAATCTTTGATTTGAGATCTGGAGCGGAGCGGCCCGCGGTGGAGAAATCCGTATTTTTCAGAATGTATGATAATGAGTCCAAGCCTTGGTAATTTCCCAATCCACACATATGATTAACCACTCAGCTAAGAGGATTTAGGACATTCCACTATTGGAGCCTCATGGGGATGGATGGGAGTATTAACTCAGGATATTTCCACCGCGTCGGGCTCCACGCCGAAGTCGCCCTCCCGCACCCCCTAAATCAGAAATAAGTAATGAGATGTGGGAGATGTATATTTGCCAACGGTCAAATTTGTGTTTCAATTCGTTCCTGATGCGGAATTGAGAAAAAAGATTTTTGAAAAATTACTTGCGTTTATTCTTGGTTTTCATCGCTTTGATATCAGCCTTTTTCGGGAAATGTTCGCCGGATTTCTTTTTGTCGGTCTTATCTGCAAATCGGATGGAATCGTCATCGTAATCTACAAAATCAAATGCCATTATTTTCTGTATAGCTGTGTTTGAAGATAAAATTATTCTCGGATTTTTGCCGGAGATTCCGCAGTCAGTGAGACGCCACCTCACTCTTCGGCGGCCGCAGCAGGCTTATCCGAGTATTTGATAAACAGCGCGAGGATCGGACAGAGGATCGTTGGAATGATCAGCAGAAACATCGCGTTCGGCAGGGAACCCATGACATCCGCTACCCACCCGATCAGGGCCGCTCCAACGCCGCCGATCCCCATCGAAAGACCGAGCGTGAGACCCGACGCAAACCCGACGCTGCCCGGTAGAAGATCCTGGGTCATCGTCACCGAAGTCACGTAACAGAAGCAGGCAAAGAACGAATACAGCATGATCCCGGCATACATCGACCATCTGGTCGAGAGGAATATCAGACAGAAACACGGGATCGCACAGAGGAATCCAAGCACCAGGACTTTTTTCCGTCCGAACCGGTCGGAAAGATAGCCGCCGGCCACCTGCCCGAACACGCCGGTAAAGAGCATGGCCGTGATGATGACCGAGACCGTGAACGTGTCGATCCCATGATACCATAAGAGGAGCAGGGTAGGCAGATACGTAATGACCCCGACATATGCCCATGCCCTCAAAGCACACACCGTCACGACCAGGCCTGCCGGGATCCACCAGTACTTCCCGTGGACCTGCTTCTTTTCGACCGGCTCCTTTTTGATCGGCTCAACCGTTCCGGTGCGGCGGTCGTTTCGGTAGATCCAGGCCGCCCCGACGATCCCCGGAACCATCATCCAGGCGACCGACGGCATCCCGCCGAACGTGATGAAAAAACCGGCGATCATCGGGCCGAGCGAATAACTGATGCTGCCGCTTGTGGTAAAAATCGAGTTGTACAATCCCTTTTTGGCAGGAGGACTCAGTTTATGGACGAGGGCCATCGCGGATGGGTGGAAGAGGGCATGGCCGACGGCCGCTCCTCCGACCAGGAATAGAACGATCAGGTAAATGTTCGCCAGAACCGAGAGGGAGATCCCAACACTGCCGATCAGAACGCAGAGCGGCACGCTGACCCATTTACCGGTTCGGTCTCCATACAGCCCGATAAACGGCTGGGTTACCGACGAGACGACATTGAATACGGTAACGACAAGCCCTGCGAGAAAATACGAGAGCCCCATATTGGTGATGAGGAGAGGGAGGATCACCGGCAGGATCGGCGTATACAGATCGATCAGAAAATGACCGCTGATCGCCCCGGTGATTTTGGTATCGTAGGTATGACGCATTGAGTCGCCTGAGAATGACTATTGATAGTCACGCATTCTATTTATTTGTTTAATCTTACGTTTATTAAACATAGGCATATTAATATCGCATAAATTTTATAATTGTATTAATATGGTATTACAAATATAAAATTATTCATAAAATTGGTGTGTTGACATGAAAAAACGTATTTTCGAGGGCTTATCCATCAACGGATTCGCCGCACTGTGTGTTGTAGGTGTATCGATCGGCGCCATGGTAATTTGCGCCGGATGCGTCCAGTCAGGCAATGATGACAGTACGCTTCGCGTCGTCATGAACTTCGGTCCCGACACGAGCGGCAGTCTCGACCCGGCAAACGGCTGGGAAGGCTGGTATGTCGATAAAGCAGGCATTTACGAGACTCTTTTCGATTACGATGCGGACATGATTCTCCAGCCCAAACTTGCGACCGGATACAAACTTTTGAACGACACGACATGGGAGATCACGCTTCGCAAAGGCGTTACGTTCCATGACGGGACGCCGTTCAATGCCGATGCGGTCATTTTCTCATTCGACCGTGTTCTCAATGCATCGAACAGCCGTGCTTACGAGTATGCATTCATCAAAGATGTCAGAAAAACCGATGACTATACGATCGTCATCGAAACCAATCAACCGTATACTCCGCTGATCGCATCCCTTGTCGACCCGATCATGTCTATCGCCAGTCCAAAGATCGTCGATGTCAACAAACAGCCTGTAGGCACAGGACCGTTCGTCTTCGCCACGTTCGAACCCGGCGCAAGCCTGGATGTCGTGAAAAACGAGAATTACTGGGGCGGCGAAGTCGGACTTGCCGGAGTGAACACGACCTACATCGGCGATGCCGACGTAGTGCGAGATATCCTCCCAAGCGAATATACAGCCGTGAAAAACGCGGAAGACACGCATGTCGAATCGAAAGCGATGCTCCGCACGTACTTTGTCTACATGAACGAAAACAAAGCGCCGTTCGATGATGTCCGCGTCCGTCAGGCACTCAGTTACGCAGTAAACCGTCAGGAGATCGTCGATACGGCGCTTGAAGGCGTCGGTGGCGTTACCGCAGTCGGTCCGTTCTCATACTCCTCGCCGTGGAATGCAAACGACGAGATCGAATCATATGCATACAACAAAGAAAAGGCACTGGCTCTCTTGGCCGAGGCAGGAATCGTGCCGGGGGCTGACGGGAAACTGTATTACAACGGCGAACCGTTCACCATCGAGATAACGACCTACTCCAAACGTGCGGCCCTCCCGCCGACGCTGGAAGTCATCGCAGCCCAGTATGAAGATCTCGGCATTACCGTCAATACCCGTATCATGGAAAGCAGCGCCATCAAAGCCGACGTCGCCGCAGGAAATTACGACATGACGATGGCTGCCTGGTCGACCATGCCGACCGGAGACCCAGATTATTTCCTGACCAGAATGTTCTTCTCGACCGCCACGTATGCTTCCACCTGGCTGCACTACTCCAACCCGAAAGTCGATGAACTCATCCAGAAAGCAAGCACGACCTTCGATCAGACGGAACGGGCTGAACTGTACGACGAGATCCAGAACATCACCCAGAACGACGCGGGACTGATCTATCTGTTCTATGAATCGCAGAACTGGGGAGTCAGTGATGATGTCTTGAATCTCGAGATCTACCCGAACGAATACACGATGATAACCAAAGACATCACCATCACCTGAATCCCATGTCGAACGAAACGATCCGCAAACACTGGAACGATCTGAGTCCGGGATATCGGAAACGATATCATGCATATCTCGACGAGGAGATCGTTTTGATGCAGAGCTACTTCAAAGAGTATCTCCCCAAACAAACACCCCTGAAAGTCCTGGATATCGGGACCGGTTACGGGATCCAGGCGATGACCTTTGCGGAGTTGGGTCATCGGGTCACGGCTCTCGATCTCTCCGAGGAAATGATCTCGCGTGCAAAAAATGGAGCCGCAGCCCGCGGTCTTTCCATCGAGTTTTATCAGGGAGATGCGGAGAACCTTCCGTTCGCGGACAACAGTTTCGATGTTGTCGTGAACATGCATCTTCTGTGGACCCTGACGGACCACGAGAAATTTTTCCATGAGTGCAGACGCGTCCTCATTCCCGGCGGCAGGATCTTTGCGATAGACGGTCACTGGTTCAAACCGGATGATCCGACAACGGAAGAGTGCTCGGTGAATATCCGGCAATATCTTCCTCTGTACGATACCAACACACCGGAAAAGATAGCAGACCTCGTGGAAACCGCTGGATTTTCAGAAGTTTCCTGGAAATATCTGCCGGAGTACGCAGAGTATATGCAGAGATGCGACCCGAACGGACGGGATTATCTTACGACACCATACCTTGAAACAGGAGTGAAAGCATGATCAAAGACAAAATAGCAGATTACTGGAACTGGCGAAGCACAAGTTATCACCAGGAATATATGAGCCGCATCACCGATGAGATCGAGCTCTGGGAACAGATTTTGACACCGATCCTCCCGGAGGGAAAACATCTCAACGTGATCGAGGTCGGAACGGGACCAGGCATCCTTGCACTCGCTCTTGCGAAGATGGGGCACAATGTCACAGGTATCGACCTCTCTCCCGAAATGATCAAGAAAGCTCAGAACAATGCGGAAAAAATCGGCATCAACGCATCGTTCCGCGAGGGAGATGCAGAAAATCTCGACCTTGCTGCAGGCTCTGCAGACCTCATCGTCAGCAAATATCTGATGTGGACCCTTCCTCACCCGGATATTTTCCTTGACGGAGCGAACCGGATCCTTGCGCCCGGCGGCCGCATCATTGCCGTTGACGGAGTCTGGTATACCGATACCCAAGAACAGGCACCTGCAGAAAAACCCTACTCGGCATTCTTCGACGAATGCTACGAAGAGGTCCGGCCAAATCTCCCTCTCGGAAAAGACAACACCCCGGATAAAGTCGTCTCGCTTATCGCAGACCACGGATTTTCCGACTCGACATGGCGGTATCTTGACGACTATCAGTCGTTCCTGAAAACCTTCGACACCAACGAAACAACGGTCACCCCCTATCTCGTATCTGCAAAGAAATCATGCTGAGAGAGTATTTCATCAGAAGACTTCTGTATCTGATCCCGATACTTATCTTCATCTCATTTTTGAGTTTTTCTCTTATCTACATCGCACCGGGCGATCCTGCGGAGATCATGATGACAAGCCCGGGCGGAGGCTACGATGAGGCGGCCGTCGAACAATTCCGTGTAGCCCACGGACTTGACCAGCCGTTCATCGTCCAGTATACGACCTGGGTGAAAAACGCGGCGACCGGCGACTTCGGTTACTCCTACATGAGTGAACAGCCCGTCTTTGAAACCGTGATCAATGCATTCAAAAACACGCTCACCCTCTCGGCCCTTGCACTCGTCATCGCACTTGTCATCGCGATCCCGCTTGGCATCATTTCGGCGGTCAAACACAACACGATCGTCGACAGTCTATGCCGGTTCGGCGCCCTTATCGGCGTTTCGATGCCGAACTTCTGGCAGGCCTATCTTATGATCATCGTGTTTTCCGTCATCCTTCAGTGGCTGCCGGGAGGCGGATTCGGGCACGGGACCGACATATCGTATATGATACTGCCCGCACTCGTTCTTGGGACGGTATCGGCCGCCGTGATGATGCGTATGGTCAGGTCAAGTATGCTCGATGTGCTTGGAAAAGAGTATATCCAGACCGCCCGGGCAAAGGGTTTGTCCGAGGCGACGGTTTTGATGCATCATGCGCTGAAAAACGCCCTTGTCCCGATCATCACCGTTGTCGGTCTTTCGATCGGATTCCTCTTAAACGGATCCGTGGTAGTAGAGACGATCTTCGGCTGGCCGGGTATAGGTAATCTCGTCGTGGAATCGATTCTTTCCTACGATTATATGATGATCCAGGGTTCCATCCTGTTTGTCGCGATCATCTTTTTAGTCATCAACTTCATTGTCGACCTGCTCTATGTATGGGCAAACCCGGAGATACGATATGACAGAACTTCGTAAGTATCTCAAAAACCGGCAGATCGTGATCTCCCTTATCATTCTCGGGCTACTGATTTGTATGGCGCTTTTTGCGGACGTTCTCTCACCTTACGACTACACAGACAAAAAGCTCTCGGACCGTCTGCAGTTCCCGTCTTTGGAACATCCGTTCGGGACCGATCATTTAGGCAGGGACATCCTCACCATGACGATGTACGGAGCACGGGCCTCTCTTTCGGTCGGGTTCATCGTAGTAGGGGTTTCACTCGCGATTGGCCTTACGCTTGGGATCCTTGCAGGATATTACGGCGGCTGGCTGGATGAAGTCATCATGCGGCTGACCGACAGTTTCCTCGCGTTCCCGTCGATGTTCCTCGCCCTTGCAATAACTGCGTTCCTCGGCCTGGGAATAGAGAACATGATCCTTGCCCTGATCATCGTCGAGTGGACATCGTTTGCCCGGGTCGCCCGAGGAGCGACCCTCGATATCAAATCGAAAGGGTATATGCACGCGGCACGATGGGTCGGCGGATCCAACGTTTATATTATGGGAAAGCATCTCATGCCGAATATCATCTCGCCGGTCCTGATCATGGCGACGCTTGGCATCGGAAACGTGATCCTCGCAGCTGCGGGCCTGAGTTTCCTCGGACTCGGCGTCCAGCCGTCCACTCCCGAGTGGGGAGCGATGCTGAATGCAGGCAGAGCCTATGTCACGACCGACCCGTATCTGATGTTCTTCCCGGGTCTTATGATCATGATAACCGTTCTCGCTTTCAATTACTTCGGCGACGGACTGCGTGACGTTCTCGACCAGAAGATGACCAAAACCGAACTCGAGGGAAGAATATGACCTGCATACTGAGAGTGACGGATGTCAGCGTACATCTCACAACGGAGAACGGATCGGTCCGGGCAGTGGACAATGCCTCGTTTTCGATAGAAGAGCATGAGACCTTCGCCCTTATCGGAGAATCGGGATCCGGCAAATCGGTTCTCGGGCTTGTGGTGCTGCGGCTTTTACCCGACAATGCGGTTTTTTCCGGGAATATCTCTCTTGACGGGATATCTCTTACGGATCTGTCCGAAAAGGAGATGCAGAAGATCCGGGGAAAAACGATCGGTTCAATTTTTCAGAACCCGTATCTTTCGATGAACCCGGGAATTCGCGTCGGGAACCAGATCGCAGAGCCGATGTGGACACATCTGGGAATAACAAAAGAGGCTGCCAGAGAAAAAGCCGTTTCTCTTCTGGAAAGGTTTTCCATCGAGCCCGGAAAGACCCGGGCCCGCGAGTATCCTTTCCAGTACAGCGGAGGTATGCTCCAGCGGGCAATGGTCGCCATGGGTACGGCGGCAAATCCTCAGCTGATCATTGCGGACGAACCGACGAAAGGAGTCGATTCCCTCAAAAAACAGGAGATCGCGGAGACGTTTAGAAGGGTCGCCGCCGAAGGGTGTGCTTTTCTGTTGATAACGCACGACATCGATTTTGCCAAAGCGATGGCAAACCGGATCGCTGTGAACTACTGCGGAGAGATCCTCGAGATCGCTCCAACAAAGATGTTTTTCGAAGAACCTCTGCATCCATACTCCGCGGCCCTGCTCGACTCCCTGCCGGAACGCGGAATGCACCCGATCCCCGGCCCCTCCCCGTCGATGATCGAGGTGCCGGACGGATGCAGATTTAATCCGCGGTGTCCCTTTGCCGACAACAGGTGCCGGACGGAAAAACCGCCGATGACCGAAACGAACGGACGATCCGTGAGGTGCTGGACGTATGCTTAGAGGAGAGGAACTGAGGAAAGTCTATACGTCCGGTATTATTTCCGTGACGAAGAAAGTGGCCGTGGACAGAGTGAGTATTTCTATCGGCAAAGGCGAGACGATCGCGATCGTCGGGGAATCGGGCTGCGAGAAGAGCACGCTCGTGAAAATGCTCACCATGCAGCTTCCGGCAACCGAAGGCGAGGTGTATTTTTCCGGCGAGAAACTGACCGGGATGAAGTGGAAGGAACTCCGGCAGCACATCGTGAAGTTCCAGATGATACCGCAGAACCCGGACGATGCGGTGGACCCGCGGTGGGAACTTGGAAGGTCGGTTGCCGAACCGCTGGTTCTTTCCGGGAAGTATTCGCGGGGAGAGATCGCCAAAATGGTGCCGGAACTCCTCGCCGAGGTTGGACTTGGACCTGAGTTCATCACAAGGTTCCCGCACCAGGTGAGCGGCGGCGAACTGCAGAGAGTGGTTATCGCCCGGGCCCTGGCACTGAAACCGGATCTGCTGATCTGTGACGAGGCGACCTCGATGCTGGATGTGTCCGTGCAGTCATACATCATGTCTCTTCTGAAAGATATTCAGAAAAAGCGGAATATTGCTTTAATCATCATCACTCACGATCTGGTGTATGCAAGCATGGTGGCCGATCTGACGTATGTGATGTTCGGTGGAAAATTCGTCGAGATCGGGGAGGATGTTTTTACGCATCCCCTGCATCCCTATACGCAGGCGTTGTGGGATGCGGCCCATTACCGGGAAATGCCGGAGCTCCCGGGTGAAAAGCCCCCGATCCCGGAGGAAGGCTGCAGATATTACGACCGGTGTGCATACCGCGATGATCTGTGCAAGGAGATGCAGATCTTACGAGACATCGACGGACGAAAAGTTTGCTGCGTCCATCCGCTTGGGTATACCTGATCTGATGCAGGCCCTGCGGCCAAAACTATCGAAAACCAATACTATTTTTTTTTCCCTAACCATTATATTCAATGATTTTTTGCAGTTTTCTCCAGGAATAATTGATATTCAATATAGTGTACGTGAGAGCCAAGTAAACTATATATACGAATATGGCGATCACTACAATTATTGAGGACGACAGGTATGACTGAAACTCAAAAACCGGAAAAAACGGACACCCAAAACGCAAAACAGGAAGAGACCGTCAAAAAAGACTGCGAAATTAAAGCCTCCTACGGGCTGTATATCGCACTCATAGGCCTGCTGATATCATTTTTGATTGCTGTCATTATGATATGGTTCGGTATGAGAACGGCGAGTGATCTCGTGGCAGTGATTGCGGCATTCACCGGAATCACCGGTACGCTTGCAGGATATTTCCTTGGCGAAAAAGCCGGATCAACCGGCAAAGAAAACACGGAGAAAAAGCTTTCAGCATCGGTGGATGCTTTGATCTCGGAGAAGACAAACAGTGCCGCCACAGCAGAAAAATTACTGAAATCCGAGAGTAACAATAAAGTTCTCGGTATGTATCTGAAAACCAATCAGGATACGATCAAGGGAGT
The sequence above is a segment of the uncultured Methanocorpusculum sp. genome. Coding sequences within it:
- a CDS encoding cation-transporting P-type ATPase, with the translated sequence MYKKTIEDVLTELNTDRVFGLSEETAQKRQQEYGKK
- a CDS encoding HAD-IC family P-type ATPase, with product MHNINNIIVYILIVAAVLSFSMGEIIEGIAVLIALMIAVLTSFFTEYNAQKSIESLQRMIFTHAMVVRGGVWQEINASKLVTGDLIFIEEGDSIPADARLIRSMNFACIESALTGESDAVEKDAQALFSEDTGLGDRINMVFAGTSATRGNAHAVVTGTGMSTEVGKITGMLESGIKERTPLSKEMNKLSKILILVALLAGIAVLTAGFMTNHPIEAILHTALILAVAAIPEVMPAVSTMTLSRGMRTMAEHKALVKHLPAVETLGSTNVICTDKTGTLTENQMTVGRIVLTNDRSYTVEGNGYQPVGNILADERAVDLSDDDRLWDIIATSVLCSNAVLKKDEQEYSVIGDPTEGALVVLGAKAGICRESLHAGGWVRIGEMPFDSARKYMITVYEHGETVHAFIKGAPDVLLAMSLQSKEEKERLQDANDHLTEKGLRVLGVGKLNGYSGDGSRASIVSYLDRVDIFGIVGITDPPRNDVREAIGICQQAGIQVKMITGDDPKTASIIAREIGLRDAGVRRSCEKDRGVCPRFA
- a CDS encoding cation transporting ATPase C-terminal domain-containing protein; translation: MKSADIGVAMGIRGTEVAKEASDMILTDDRFYTIVDAVREGRVIFSNIKKYVSFLFSCNMVEIITIFLSVSFLKPLPILPLHILFLNLVIDIAPAMALAYEPAEANIMKAPPRSAHSGLINKRFLGRILFSGAVLGLSSFLIFNFFLTQNTSLLYVQTATFTFMVLAQLLHVLNIRKENGFGLTTLIRENKVLVGAVSLSLLLQIMVIYVPFMQQTIGTTPLTAETWAVILLAAFATTGVVYAIKKVMKRLYPVGVTMMIDLESSGARRVKGCCLP
- a CDS encoding MFS transporter, with protein sequence MRHTYDTKITGAISGHFLIDLYTPILPVILPLLITNMGLSYFLAGLVVTVFNVVSSVTQPFIGLYGDRTGKWVSVPLCVLIGSVGISLSVLANIYLIVLFLVGGAAVGHALFHPSAMALVHKLSPPAKKGLYNSIFTTSGSISYSLGPMIAGFFITFGGMPSVAWMMVPGIVGAAWIYRNDRRTGTVEPIKKEPVEKKQVHGKYWWIPAGLVVTVCALRAWAYVGVITYLPTLLLLWYHGIDTFTVSVIITAMLFTGVFGQVAGGYLSDRFGRKKVLVLGFLCAIPCFCLIFLSTRWSMYAGIMLYSFFACFCYVTSVTMTQDLLPGSVGFASGLTLGLSMGIGGVGAALIGWVADVMGSLPNAMFLLIIPTILCPILALFIKYSDKPAAAAEE
- a CDS encoding ABC transporter substrate-binding protein is translated as MKKRIFEGLSINGFAALCVVGVSIGAMVICAGCVQSGNDDSTLRVVMNFGPDTSGSLDPANGWEGWYVDKAGIYETLFDYDADMILQPKLATGYKLLNDTTWEITLRKGVTFHDGTPFNADAVIFSFDRVLNASNSRAYEYAFIKDVRKTDDYTIVIETNQPYTPLIASLVDPIMSIASPKIVDVNKQPVGTGPFVFATFEPGASLDVVKNENYWGGEVGLAGVNTTYIGDADVVRDILPSEYTAVKNAEDTHVESKAMLRTYFVYMNENKAPFDDVRVRQALSYAVNRQEIVDTALEGVGGVTAVGPFSYSSPWNANDEIESYAYNKEKALALLAEAGIVPGADGKLYYNGEPFTIEITTYSKRAALPPTLEVIAAQYEDLGITVNTRIMESSAIKADVAAGNYDMTMAAWSTMPTGDPDYFLTRMFFSTATYASTWLHYSNPKVDELIQKASTTFDQTERAELYDEIQNITQNDAGLIYLFYESQNWGVSDDVLNLEIYPNEYTMITKDITIT
- a CDS encoding class I SAM-dependent methyltransferase: MSNETIRKHWNDLSPGYRKRYHAYLDEEIVLMQSYFKEYLPKQTPLKVLDIGTGYGIQAMTFAELGHRVTALDLSEEMISRAKNGAAARGLSIEFYQGDAENLPFADNSFDVVVNMHLLWTLTDHEKFFHECRRVLIPGGRIFAIDGHWFKPDDPTTEECSVNIRQYLPLYDTNTPEKIADLVETAGFSEVSWKYLPEYAEYMQRCDPNGRDYLTTPYLETGVKA
- a CDS encoding methyltransferase domain-containing protein, which translates into the protein MIKDKIADYWNWRSTSYHQEYMSRITDEIELWEQILTPILPEGKHLNVIEVGTGPGILALALAKMGHNVTGIDLSPEMIKKAQNNAEKIGINASFREGDAENLDLAAGSADLIVSKYLMWTLPHPDIFLDGANRILAPGGRIIAVDGVWYTDTQEQAPAEKPYSAFFDECYEEVRPNLPLGKDNTPDKVVSLIADHGFSDSTWRYLDDYQSFLKTFDTNETTVTPYLVSAKKSC
- the nikB gene encoding nickel ABC transporter permease, which translates into the protein MLREYFIRRLLYLIPILIFISFLSFSLIYIAPGDPAEIMMTSPGGGYDEAAVEQFRVAHGLDQPFIVQYTTWVKNAATGDFGYSYMSEQPVFETVINAFKNTLTLSALALVIALVIAIPLGIISAVKHNTIVDSLCRFGALIGVSMPNFWQAYLMIIVFSVILQWLPGGGFGHGTDISYMILPALVLGTVSAAVMMRMVRSSMLDVLGKEYIQTARAKGLSEATVLMHHALKNALVPIITVVGLSIGFLLNGSVVVETIFGWPGIGNLVVESILSYDYMMIQGSILFVAIIFLVINFIVDLLYVWANPEIRYDRTS